The DNA sequence GGCTGCGGGCAGGGACCCAGGAGAGGTCATCAGAGACAGGAGACAGGGCGCCTGCTGCCCGAGGTCATGTCTAGGGGGTACTAGTATGGAAGTGTGCTCTGCTGTGTCAAAGTAAAGTGtgcacaaagaagacaagcagggactctgtggcatcttactatactgatgggcagtgactgcaatggggtatgagggggcctcgacaataagggtgaatgtagtaatcacatggcttttcttgtgaaatcttcatgagATTGTTTATCactgataccttaataaacaaaaaagtaaagtGTCCAGAAAGGAAACAGGCTGTGCTAAGGGGCAGTGCACCCCTAAAGCAAGCAGCCAGGGCAAGGTCACCCATGGTCAGCGCCCTGGGGTCCCAGGGCAGCCCCCGCCTGGGGCCCTGGGACTCTGTCTGGAAGGCTGTCCCACCACAGGCCCGCAGGCCCTGCACCTGGGGCACCTGCACACTGTCGCTTCCTCAGTGGTGAGAAGGCTGCCTCACCACCCTCTCTACCCCTCATCCCGCTCAGTTACCTCCACAGAGGAAATCACTGCTCCACTCGTTCCATATTTGTTTATCACCTGTCTCTTGACACTGGAAAAAGGGACCCTATCCTCAGAGCCTAGAACCGAGCTCAGCAGCTGGCAGGGGCTGAGCAGACACCCCGCAAGCACCTGTCTTTCCCTGGGGTCCCCAGACGCACCACCGCACCGGGCCTGACCCACCAGCAGCTGAGGGGGCCTGCTGGGCTCTGAGGGAAGGCGCATCCAGGTCACCACTGCTCAGCACGGAGGTAGGTCCCGGCTGGGTGTGGGGGTGAAGGAGGAATGATGCCCCATTCTGGTGCCCTTCTAAGAGCAGCCGCGCTGGGGCAGTGTGCAGAGCCCAAAGCCACAGAGTTGTCTGCGAAGACTCGGTTTTGGATCTGGGGGAAGGAGGGTGCACAGCTGCTCCCTCCTCAGCAGGTAGGATGCACTGGATGGCTCACCAGTAATTGGGCTGTGGGCAAAACTCCCCCGGAGGCTGTGGGAGGCGGGATGGGAGGCCTGCTCCCCACCGAGGTGCTGGAGCatgttccccccaccccagcatctGAGGCAGAGCAAAGGGGGAGGGCTCCCAGCGGCCTTGGGGCACGTGGCCAGGGGCCTGGGGTGAGTGTGGTCTTTCTCCTGGCCAGGACTGGGCACGTTCTGGTGGAAGCCCTCTGTGCATTCCCAGCCAGCAGGGTGAGGAAAAATCACAGATGCCACCTCcctggagagaggcctcagaagtgGAGGTTGAGCAAGGCCTTTCTGGGGACACAGGCGGCCACAGCACCTTGGGTTGGGCCTTGGGCACAGGAGGGACTTAGGCCATCTAGGCTGCgccagcccagggccaggccagggagCCAGCAGCCTCCACAAGCAGATGGCCAGGTGTCCCCTGTGGGGTTTGGGACCCACAGATGCTTCCAGGAGGGCACAGGGAGCAGGGACGCTGCCACAGGACAGACTAGGAGTAGGACCGGAGGCCTGGCCCGCTTGTGGGCCCTGGGCCCCCAAGGCCTGGCATGGCTGCGGAGAGGGAAAGGGTGTGAAGGGGTCTATGCAGCTGGGAGCCAGGGCATGGAGGCGGGGGGCCAAGAGGGGCAGCACTGGGGCTGCCTCAGTGAGactgggccaggccctgcccctgtTCCAGCCAGAGGTAAAGGTGCTTCCTACATGGCAGGGCGTGATGTGGCGTCCGGCCCCCCGTCAGGACCGTGGCCTGTGCCCGGCGCCCCACTGCCTCCCGGTGGCTTCAGGACCCTGGAGGCCAGGCGGTGTGGAATCACTGTGGTGTTTATTGGCTGTGATTCCTCTCGTTGAGAACACACGCGACGCCCCCGACATGCAGGAGGAGGCGCGGACGCACGGACAGACGCAGGGACAACACCCACGTCTACGCTAAGCTCGGCTGCTCCAGGCGCCCCATGCGGGGGAACGGGACGTGGGGTTTCTATGAGACGAGGCCCGTCAGCTAAGGGCTGGCTTTCTGCGTGTGAAAACAGGCATTAAAAAAAGACACTGGCGGGGGGGAGTCAGGGCACCCCGCGAGGCGCAGGAGAGGCGGGAGCGCCGAGTCGCCGCCGCGCCTTCCGATGCAGGGCCTCGCAGTTCGGTTCGTACGGCGGTCTAATTGTTATGGCTTCTCTGGGGAGCGATGGAGGGCCACGCCCCGGCCGCGACACGTGGACGATGAAGTTGTCGTCAAGGCCAGAAAGGGCCCGGGCCGATGCGACGGGCTTTCTGCCTAGATAAAACTCAAATACAGAAGACCTCATTTACCTGAGATTCAACATATTATGATGCGAATTAAACCAGGATGGAGGAACAAAAGGGTTGGGGAGCCCGGCTCAGCCTGCCTCCGCTGTTCCAGTCAAATCCCACATCCACGCGCAGGAGCACCCGGCAGCCCCGCTGGAGGGGCCGCACCCCGCCGGCGCGACAGGCGTTGGAGGGCAGGTGCAGGCCGTCCTCTGCGCGCATCTCCAGACACGCCGTGCTCGGCACCTGGGTCTCTGCGTGCCCTCCCAGCTCCCGTTGCAGGTGGGTGTTCAGGGCTGAGGGCAGAGAGCCCCCAGAGCAGCCTCGGAGGAGACAAGAGGTGCCAACCAGGGAGAGGGGCGGGCAGGGCTGGGTCCACGGACGCAGAGGGGCATGAGCTACAGGGGTGTGCGAGGGCTCTCTGTGCCACACTCGGGGTGCATCTGAGAATCTCCCCTAAACCTATCTTGTTTTCCTTAGTTGAGAAGAGAACAGGGCCCTGGCATTCCTAAGAAGCCAGCCTTCCCCAGGCGTGAGCCCAGAAGGacggagcaggacacagagagacAGGTGGACGGTGAGTGTGAGGGTCAGGTGGAGGGGGGCAGCCAGGGGCAGGCAGACGCCAAGATCCAGCGGCCCACGCCTCGGGCCTGAGGGGATCCAGGCTCATCTGGAGGCGGGGGCTTCCCACCTCTGCCCCAGGCACCAGCTGCTTGCTGCACCCCCCACACAGCCTGCAGACCACCTTCCCCCCACCATGGCTGTGCTCCTGAGTTTGGGCCTGGACAAGCGCCTGCCCACGGAGGGAGGTCGCACCGAGGTGTGGTGTGGTGGAGAGGCCGGCCCTTGTGGGGGCCTGGCCCTGGCGCAGCGGATGGGTCGTGAAGGGTGGGGGCGGTAGAGGCATCCCAGGCTTTGAGGTGGGCGGTGGGGAGGGTCAACCCGCCAGCAGCCAGGAGAGCGGGTGGGCTGGTCTCTCGGGCCCCCAGCACGCACCACGTCGGCCTGGGTGAGGGGTCGGGCGCCCTTCCCCGTGGCGGAGGCGATGGAAGCACGGGGAGGGTGAACTATGGCTTATACCGGCGTGGGGGGGCTGCACTCTGCTCCCTGCATCCCTTCGGTGGCCTCCGGGAGGGCGTGTACACGGGGCAGGAAAGGGGCGGCGGGACAGGGGCGGCGGGCTGGGCGCTGGGCGGCGCCCGGGGCGTCACTTCTTGAACATGTCCTGCAGCGGCCCCGGCAGGTACTTGAGGACCGTGTCCAGGATGCTCCCGTCCTCCTCCTCCGGCTCGTCCCCGCAGCCCGGAGGGATGGCCTTCTTGGGTCGCGTCAGGCTGCCCTCCGAGTCGGCCTCCATGGCGGCCTGGGCCTCAGCCTCGCGCTCCTCTCTCTTCTTGATGCCGTactgcggggggtggggggggtcagCGCACCGGGGCCCCCCGCGCTCCGCCGGGCCGGGTGGGGTCCGGCCCTCCCTGCACCTGCGGGATCGGCCGAGGGGCCTGGAGAGACCGAGCCGCCCCCGGGTGCACACCCCCAACGGCTACCAGGGCCCCCGGAAGAAACCTTTCCCAGGGGGCGCCTGGAGGTGGGGAGACCCCTGCGGAGAGAGCTGGGACAGAGGAAGttgaggaggggaggcaggggagggtggCTGCCTATGGGGATGCCGACACCTCCCCACCTGGCTTTTCAGGGTGGTGGGACACCTGTGGGCGGCGGCTGGGAGAACCCAGCCCTCCTGTCCGGCCAGCCCCTCACTGCCCAGATCCATGGTCCCAGTCGGGCGACCGCAGCCACACCCTCGGGCCTGGCCTCTCCCTGGAGACGACCTGTCCTCAGCCCCTGGCTGGCCGCTTCCAGGCCAATGTCCTGGACCCCATCAAGGTCTGCCCTTTGCCAGCACTCCTGGGCACTGAGCTCCCTGCACCAGCCAAGGGGGTGCCCTGCCCCACTGATCAGGATAGCCAATGGCAGCGGTGTAGGCTCCTGCCCTGCACCCCACACCCTTGGGGCACAGCCTCTCCTCCCGCTGTGGGCATTCCCTGCTTTTGGAGGTCCCTGGGGCCGCTAGGCACTTCTCTGCTGAGCGGAAGGCTCCTCAGAGGGGCAGGCGGAATTCTGGAGGCTGGCATAGTGAGGACCGGGGCAACAGCGAAACATGTCAGACCCCCGTCCGAACTGACGTGAGAGGGGAAGGGGCTTACCAGCATTCCTATCTTCCCTATACCCACTGTACGCCTGGCAAGGTGactgcccccctcccccatttAGCTGCCCAGGAAAGGCCCTGCCAGGGCACTCAGCTCTGTGGTGTCTGGGGAGCCCCTGGCAGGTGTCTGCTCCCCAACACCTCCACACCTTCCCTGCAGGCAGGCCCTCCAGGCCCTCCACGTGTCCTACTTAACCCCGTAACAGCCTGACAAAGTGATCGGGCAGAGCAGGTGAGGAGATCATGGCCCAGCTCCGACACCTACCCTGGGAGCTGGATCTGCGACACCAGGGTGCCTCCCAGGCCGGCAAGAACAGGACGAAGCCCTTGCCTGGCGGGATGAGGCCTGGCAGCTGGGGCTGGTGGAGCCGAGTTGGGTCTGGGGTCTGGCAGAACAGCCTGGGTTGGCCCAGGCCTGTGGAGGGGCTCAGAAGTGAAGGCGCCCAGCCCACCCAAGGAGGTCCCAGGTTTGGGGGCACTCTCCTGAGGAGGTAGGACCCCTGGCCAGGGGACCCCTGTGGAACTCGACTGGAGGGCCCTGGGGTTTCACCAAAGGTGCAGCCTTCCTTGTGGCCATCCCAGAAGTTGGGGTTCTAAGAACAGGGAGCACATGATTCACCATCCATCCTGGCTGGGGAGGTGGTGGGGTCACCCTGCCTCATGCCCTTCCATGGAGCCACAGGACCCCAAATGCTCTTAGGGTGGGGGTACACACCCACTTCCATGGTGACTCTCTGTGACCTTCAATTCCCACCAGGTCTGGAGATGGTGTGCACTCGCCCACCCGCTCAGCAGCACAGGGCGGCTCCCCTCAGTGGGAACAGGCCACCTGCCCCCCCCCCAGGAGGGTGAGAAGGGGGCAGGAGCAGCACACAGGTGAACAGCAGAGGGCACAGGTCAAGGCAGGCCAGGAACGGGCACAGTGTgtggtgggcagagggaggggggcCGCAGCCTGCCAAGACAGTATGCGCCCTCCAGGGGCCCAGCCACTgtggggcctggggcagaggTCACCACGGGCCTGGGCTGGGACCCTCCATGAGATGGGGCCCCTGGAGGGTTTGAAGAGGGAAGGCCAGAGCGGCTTCCATTTAAAGGGGAAACGAGTGAAGTGTGTTTTGCCCCCACACCCGCTAAGCACTGGCTCAGGAGGGGCTCGCTCAGCACCCTGCCTCCCGGTGGGGTTGGGGAGGCCAcccccacagcacacacaccctGCACGCCCCAGGGGGCTCTGAGACATGCCCAAGCCACGGCCTGCCTGAGTCTGAAGGGCTGGGACAAATAAGCTCAGCGGCAGGATCCTCCGCGGGTTGTCCAGCCAGGAGGACGGGCAAGCTCCCCAGCGCGGCTGCCCAGCCCTcgccctcaccccctcccctccccatctgcctgcccctgcccctccctctgccccaagcACTCCGCACACCTGGGACCTGCTGTGGCCCCTGGGCAGCCCAGCCCCTTCCCGCTGGGCAGGACCCCTCTTCAGAGCCCTTAGCGAGGGAGTCCCAGGGGAGGCAGGTCTGGGGGCTTTCTCCTGTGGAAACCACCATCCCATCTAAGGAGACTGGGAGACCTCACCCCAAGACGGGACCCAGCCCCTCTGACAGGAGCAGGAAGGACTTGGGACCCCGCAGAGTGTGAGCTGCCCGCAGGGTGGGCACCTGGGGGCGAGGTGACCTCCCCTGCCTTGCTCCCCTCCCACCGAGCCGCCTCCAGGCAGGGGATCCAAGGGTCTGCTCTGTGGGGCCCAGGAGAGGAGGGGCGGCCGGGCCCCCGGGGCCCTCCCCCTCCGCAGCCTCCCTCGGCCCGGCCCCGGGCAGCCCCGGCGGGCACCAGGGCCGCGCGGGCACCAGGGCCGCCCACCCACCTTGTCTCGGATGCCCTGCCGCATGGCCTCGCGCTCCGCCTCCATCCTGGCGTACTTGGCCTggcgctcctcctcctcctgccgcAGGGCCTCCTGGCGCTCCTCCTCCTTCTTGGCCGCATCGGGGTCCTTCTCCTCATCGCCCCCGAGCATCTTCCCCATGTCCTTCGTGGCCCCTGCGGAcggagggcaggtggggcaggcCGGCCAAGGTGCTCGTGCTGCGGCCGTGTAGCTGTGCCTGTGTGTCTGCATCTGTGTATTCGTGTGTGCACGCACGTGTGCGAGCCCCTGGGGACTGGTGTGCGTCCTCGGCCTCCGCACTGTGGCCAAGCGGCTGAATCCAAGGCTGTGAGGGCTGCGGAGTGGGCGCAGGCCAAGTGTCTGCTGGGGCTCTCGTGTGGCTGCTGGGCAATGGGCACTGGCCGGGGGCTGCTGGCGGCTGCGTGTAGAGGCCCTAATTTGCCACCGAGCCAGCCACCACTTTTCTTATGAGCTCCTAATTCATAGGCAATAACAAACACCTCCCTGACGCCCTTTGTGGCTCGGCCCACAGGACAGAGACGTGCAATTACAGTGGCAGGCAGGGCGGCGAGCCCCGGCCCTTCAGTGGCTCCAGGGGGCAGAGCATCCCACATGCCTGGCATCCCgggccaggctggggcagagTGGTTGGCAGGCAGGCCATCCAATGTCAGCCCCACGTGCGTTCACACTGCCCGCAGGAGCTGGCCAACAGGCACCATCACCCCCTACCCCCTTGGAACAAGCCACCTGCGGGGCCTCTGCGCTCCCATCCCTTGACGACCCTTCATAAGCGCTGTCCAGGGCTGTCATGCCTCTGGAATAAACTGGGAGGCGGAACTGCGTAGACTCCCCCAGGTAAGCCTCTGGGTGGACGCTGACACAGTCGACCCACCCATCGGAAAGCGCCTGCCACCCTGCCCTCTACTGCCCCCTCTCTCTGAATCCGGGGGCTCCCTTGCTGATTCTCCGTTCCGTGTCCTTGAGCTCTTGGTACTATCGTACTGCTTTGACACTGTGCAGGTCTGAACCTGGAGAGATGCCTTTTCTTGCAGGTATCTGTGCCACACGCTGCCCTTGCCCGTTACTAGGAGtgacccctgccccagcccctcgtGTGGCCACAGGGAATCATTTAGAAGGCCACAGGCTTTTGATGGGAAGGGAAAGACTTTTTGACTGAGTGCTCTGGGATGGAGAATAGATGTCAGTCCGGCTGGGCCATGCCTACACCACATGGGTCCTCCTAGCTGCCGGAAGCTTCTACAGGGTCATGGGGTATGGTGAGGACAAGACCGACTTGCCACCACTGCCACTGTGGGGACAGGAAGCCCACCTCTACCAGGTACTGGGCCAATAGCACAGATTCAATTCTAACAGAACTGAAAGTCTTGAAGTCAGTTTTCAGCCATATCTTCGACATTTTGCAAAGCAGATTTCAGGCCAATGACTCAGGGAAAACTGGATCTCAGAGTATAATCGGGTTCGCACTCTCCCAATGGTCCCCCAGACATACAGGGGAATCTCTCTGCCTCCTGTGCTGCTGTCACTCTGGCAGGTGTGTCTGGGAGGCAGGAACAGACCCCCAATCTGGGGAGCAGCTCTGCCAACCACCCTGACCTACTGGCTGCCCACAGCATCAGCGGATGCCCCACTTGAACAAGCTGTTCACACTAAAGAGAGGGTGACAACAGTCCTTTTCCCTCCTGGAAGACATTTCAATGCAGAGGTAAGCGACCTGCCTCAGCCCCATCTCTCTCCTGAGAGGGGGAGGTGTGtggtggctggggtggggctggaggggccACCTGGCTCAGTGATGGGTCCCTAAACCTGCTCCTCCAACACGTCACATGGGTCATAGGTCTAGTGACCAAAACAGGCATTAATTGAGCACCAACTGTGTGCTGATCTCTGCTAACCAGGGGTGGACCTGGGGTTTTGCCCAGGGCCCCTCTGAGTCTGAGGACTGCAGCTCCCCCTGGGGTCCCTAGCATTCTTGTCTTGCCCCCACTTAAGCTCTGGCCTGGTCCACTTGCCTAAGGGCCAGGGAAGGCCAAGGGAGGAGCTAGCCCAGCAGATGGAGGGGTGGCTCTGAGAGGCGAGATGACCTCTGCCAGGCCAGGGGTGAGAAGACCGGAGTCCACTGCACCGTGGTATGGATTCCTGCTCAGGGGCAGCCTGCAAAGCCACTCGTGGTCCAAATGGGACCTCTCTTTGGGTGTCCAGAGCGCAACCTTGGGGAAGCCACCAGCCACGCCAGATCCTCCaagtgtcctctagtgcccaccaagccccacctggcttgGAATGAGAAGGGCAGCAGGCACCACAGCAGAAACTGTGGGAAGCTTGTTCTTGGCACTGAACCCCAATATGCCATTTGCTTTCCTGGCAGGACCTGCACACTGGGCTGTGTGTCTCAGGGGGTTAGGGGGAAGCACAGTTGCAAGTGGGGTAGGtgcttcccaccccctcccctacACTGAGAAGCCCAGCAGGCACAACCCCAGCTCAGAGGAGGTGGGGGCACATTTCCACCCAGGAGCACGTCCCATACTtgggagggggggcacgggggtATGCAGAAATTCAACAGCAGCTAAAAAGAGTTGCTCACCAGCATTCCCAGAGGGCCTGCAATGAGAAGGTGCAAGCAAAGGGGGTGTGTGCCTACCTGCACCCCTCCCTCACTGCCGCTGCTGATATCACACCCACCCCACAACATGCAGGAGAGGGGGCGCTGGGTTTTCTCTGCAGGCCTGGGGTGGAGTCAGGGGTTCCGGTGCtcctacctctgggcctctggccTTGCTGTTCTTCCTGGAGCTTGCTTCCCGGAACTTCTTTCCACTTAGCTCTCAACCCAGTGTCTTCCCGTAGCTATGGGCTAAGATTTGtctattgtatgtacctcaataaaaattttttttaaaaactccaaaaATCTATAGACTTGTTGACAAAAATTAGAGAAGACCTAAATGAATAGACAAATACACTATGTTCATGGATGCGATGCGTCTATAACACCAGTTTTTCCTGGATCCCTATAGATTCATTGCAATCTCAAGCAAAATGCAAGCAGGCCTTTAtcagctgattctaaaatttatagggAAATGGCAAGCTAGAATAGATAAAACAATTTTTCGAAAGGAGAATAACTTCACACTACTCAATTTTAAGACCACAGTCAAGACTAAAGAATGGACATAtggatcaatgggacagaatacaGAGTTCAGAAATAGACCTACCCATATAcgatcaattgattttttttgacaaagctgcaaaaataattcagtgaggaaaggataatcttttcacAGTAGCACTGAAACAATTAGATATccttatgcaaataaataaatatataaataaatttcttcCATAACCTCACACCTTATACAAAGCTCAATTATAGACCTAATTGTAAAAGCTCATATCACAAAATTTCTAGAAGCATAAGAGAAAATTATCTGTGACCTTGACTTAGCCAAAAGTTTCTTATATAGGTGACAAAAAGCATgacccttaaaagaaaaaaatgataaactggacttcatcaacattaaaaacatttgttcttcaaaagacactgctaaaaaaaaaaatgaaaggccacagtgagagaatatatttgcaaataatatgcctgttaaaaatatatatcagaacacataaagaactcttaaaactcaacaagaaCACAAAccatctgatttttaaaacagacaaaaaatttggacagacatttccccaaagagatacagatggcaacaaagtacataaaaagatgtacttggttattacaaataaagctcaTCACTGTGGTCAGTCATAAGGGACCCACACTCGCATCACAAAGAGAGAGCAGGACATGGCTCCTCGGACGTCTACCACGAAAAAGACTGCCACACCCAGTGTGGCGGGGACAGGGTAAAACCAGGACATGCATGCCCAGTGGGTGCAGtacaattggtgcagccacttcagagaaaagtttggcagtttcttataaaattaacatGCAcccaccatttgacccagcaatttcattgccaggtatttacccaagagaaatgaaaacaggagttCACACATGGGGCAGGAATGTACATGGCGACTTTATTTGTACAGCCAAAAACTAGAACCgcctcaaatgtccatcagcagatgaatggacaGGTAAAAGGTGTTCTGTCCACACAATGGAAAACTACCCACCAGTTAGAAGGAATAAACTTCTGGGGCCCTTGAcaaggaagaaattcaaaatctttatgctgagagaaaaaagacacaaatgatgtgatttcacttatgtaaACACAAGTGCAGTGGACGGGTCTATAGTGATAGAGGCAAATCAGGGATTCCCCAGGCCCAGGGCAGAGGCGACATGCACGGCAAAGGGGCCTGGACTCACTGTAGTGGCATCAAATCTCATGGAAAAAAGATGTGCACTCGGAAAGGACTTGTGCACAAATCGCTCCCTATTGAAGTCAATCTAAAATTCTGCCAATGCAAAAACTAGAGGTATTACAGGCCATCTACCCTGATCATAATCTAATCAAATTACAAGCAAATACTAAAAACATGCCCAAACCCTTAACTACAGAAGTTTCAGTTTCAGAAACATGCACGTAATTACCCTGTAactgaagggaaataaaaactgaaattgtaaAATCTCTGGAcagcaatgaaaaataaagattatatgCCTAAACTTAAGGTCCATGGCTAAAACCTTTTTTGGAGGAAAAATTacagcttttaattttaaagaataaaagcagGAGTGTGGGAACTTCATGACTCTTTTCAAAAGTTtgtaagaaaacaacaaataacccaaaGATGGGAAGAGAGAATGAATAAAGATAAAAGCTGTAAgtgaagtagaaaacaaaaatagtgagGGGGTAAATCCACTTGTGCTAAAATCAAGAGCATGGACCCTGTGCCTACCATTATCGTTCAACGCTGTTTCAGCAGTTCTCCCggatttcataaaataaagagaattatATTGTAAAAGAACATATTAAATTCTGTCTCCCTCCCCCATCCACATTTCTTGCTGGTAACATGACCATGTACCTAAAAATCTATATGACTTATATGTTGAAAATATCTCTTTAAATGTCATCGCTTTGGACAGAcaccaaatgcttttttttttttttggtatcattaatatacaatctcatgagCAACACTGTACTTACTAGATtttccctattatcaagtccccaccacatgccccattacagtcactgtccatcagtgtagtaagatgctatacaatcacgacttgtcttctctgtgttataccgCCTTCCCTGCTTCCCCCCCTTcgcacattatatgtgctaatcataatgcccctttccccgcttatccctcccttcccacccatcgtccccagtccctttccctttggtaagtgttagtccattcttgggttctgtgattccgctgctgttttgttccttcagtttttgctttgttcttatgctccacagatgagtgaaatcacttggtacttgtctttctctgcctggcttatttcactgagcataataccctctagctccgtccatgttgttccaaaaggtaggatttgttttcttcttatggctgaataatattccattgtgtatatgtaccacatcttctttatccattcatctactgatggacacttaggttgcttccatatcttggctattgtagataatgctgtgataaacattggggtgtgtatgtctttttcaaactgggctcctgcattcttagggtagattcctgggagtggaattcctgggtcaaatggtattcctatttttagttttttgaggaacctcatactgatttccacaatggttgaactaatttacattcccaccagcagtgtaggagggttcccctttctccacaccctcaccagcatttgttgttcctagacttttctatgttggccactCTAACTGGTAttaggtaatatctcattgtggttttaatttgcatttccctgataattagcaatgtggagcatcttttaatgtgtctgttggccatctgaatttcttctttggagaagtgtctgttcatatcctctgccatttttgaatagggttatttgcttttgggtgttgaggtgtgagttctttatatattttggatgttaaccccttatcagatatgtcatttacaaatatattctcccatagtgtaggatgcctttttgttctgctgatggtgtcctttgctgaacagaagctttttagcatcatgttgtcccacttgtttattttttatgttgtttcccttgccaaggagatgcgttcaggaagaagttgct is a window from the Manis javanica isolate MJ-LG chromosome 5, MJ_LKY, whole genome shotgun sequence genome containing:
- the CPLX1 gene encoding complexin-1 isoform X2, which encodes MEFVMKQALGGATKDMGKMLGGDEEKDPDAAKKEEERQEALRQEEEERQAKYARMEAEREAMRQGIRDKYGIKKREEREAEAQAAMEADSEGSLTRPKKAIPPGCGDEPEEEDGSILDTVLKYLPGPLQDMFKK